The following is a genomic window from Rutidosis leptorrhynchoides isolate AG116_Rl617_1_P2 chromosome 8, CSIRO_AGI_Rlap_v1, whole genome shotgun sequence.
TGCCGAAAACACGATTGACGCTTGAATTTCTTAGGGATTATGTTCATCTCCGTCCTTGAACTAACACTGTAAGTTTGCTAATCTCATTGATTACGATATGCTCGtacgtatatacatatgtaaatatctCTTATCAATGATTCATGCTATTCTATGAGCTTCTAGATTCAGGATCATGAATCATGTTATtctataagcttatatacatattTCAATATCTCGTatgtatttcaatatacatatttCAATATCTCGTATCAATGAATCATGTTATATCAATATCTCGTATCATGAACTAACACTGTAAGTTTGTACCTATATACATATTTCAATATCTCGTATCAATGAATCATATTATTCTATAAGCTTCTAGATTCAGGATCATGTGAAATTTGTTTGGGTGTAAGATAGATATATGAGAAATTGATGTTAATGATATTTTGGCAGGATTAAACATATTATTGTAATTTAGTTGCGAAACTGTTAGGTTTTGTGTTATAATTGCTTTTATGTCAATTCAGATTTCGGCGATTGCTCGTATTCGTAATGCGTTGGCATATGCTACTCACACGTTTTTCCAAAAGCACGGGTTTCTATATGTGCATACTCCGATTATTACAACTAGTGATTGTGAAGGTGCTGGAGAGATGTTTCAGGTCACAACGCTAATAAACGAAGCCGAGAAAAACGAAAAGGAATTTCTTAAAACCCTCCTCCATCACAAGAGGATGTGGATTCGGCTAAGAATGCAGTGAAGGAAAAAGGTGAGATTGTTGCAAAATTGAAAGCTGATAAAGCTGGTAAACCTGCAATTACAGCTGCAGTTGTTGAACTTACTAAAGCTAAAGAGAGCCTTGCAAAGGTTGAAGAGAGATTCAATATGAAACCTGGTATCCCAAAGAAGGATGGGAAGGTTGACTATAGTCAAGATTTCTTTGCACGCCAGGCGTTTTTGACTGTTTCTGGTCAACTTCAAGTTGAGACTTTTGCTTGTGCTCTTAGTAGTGTTTACACTTTTGGGCCCACTTTTCGAGCTGAAAACTCTCATACTTCACGCCATCTTGCTGAATTCTGGATGGTTGAGCCTGAAATTGCATTTGCTGGTATTGAGGTATTGAATCTGTACACTTGTTATCGAAGTTTGATGTAAATGGATTTGTTATTAATAAATGATGTGAAATGTATATTCATATACTTTTGCAGGATGATATGAAATGTGGTGAGGCGTATGTTAGGTTTATGTGCAAATGGTTACTGGACAACTGTCTTGATGATATGGAGTTTATGGTTGAAAAGTTTGATAAAAATGCTATTAAGCGGCTTCAAATGGTTGCTTCAACCAACTTTGTACGCCTATCGTACACAGAAGCAGTTACAATACTTGAGGAAGCTGTTTCTAAAGGCCACAAGTTTGAGAATAAAGTAGAATGGGGAATAGATTTAGCATCTGAGCATGAAAAGTACACTTTTTAGTTATCATTAGCACTGCAAGTATATATTTTCTGTATTATGAACTAATGTTGCTACTTGAATTGTGTAGATACTTGACAGAGATTAAGTTTGAGTAACCTGTGATTGTGTATAACTATCCTAAAGGGATCAAAGCATTTTACATGAAACTCAACCCAGACAAGAAAATAGTAGCTGCTATGGATGTTCTTGTGCCAAAGGTACAGTTTTCATTCTTTAATGCATCATTATCAGTTGCTTTTTACTAGCCATATGTGTTTTTGAGGAATGTATACATAATTTTGTACATTATGCAATGTTACACATAAAATACAAAATTTTAATGCTTTTTAATAGGTTGGTGAACTTATTGGGGGAAGTCAGAGAGAAGAGAATTATGAGATCATCAAAGAAAGGTATGTGAaacccaacatttatttattataataataataataggtggtATTTTCAATGATATACTTGTAAAGAGCTTCATTTGGGTTGTGTTTTATCTTGGTTATGCAGGATTCTAGAAATGGGACTGCCACTTGAGCCATATGAGTGGTACCTTGACCTGCGTCGCTATGGCACTGTGAAGCATAGCGGGTTTGGTCTTGGATTCGAGAGGATGAATCTTTTTGCTACAGGGATTGATAATATTAGGGATGTAATCCCATTTCCAAGGTTTCCAGGTAGGGCAGATCTTTAAGCTACATTGGAGGATACAAATACACAGACCCGTATCACATCATTCCTTTTTTATCTAGTACTTATTGCTCAGATGATTAGCAAGTTCTTGTTTTTGTTGGTAAATCCAATTTGGTACACATGTAAAATTTTCTTACTGTTGGGTGATGTTTAAAGACTTTTCTACTTTCCTACTCTGACAAAATCAGCACAACTTAACATACATATGAATGTAATTTTTTGAGTCATGTTTGGGTTGAAAGAAACCTAGCAGGACTAAAGCAATCATGGTCAATGATGCCAACTTGACCATCTAATACAAGTTCCGCCATAGCAGAACCCGTGGCTGGACCAAACAAGATCCCCCAACAACCATGTCCGCAAGCCACATAGCAATTTTTCATCCCAGGAACTTCACCCATGATTGGTAGTTCGTCATCGGTGCAAGGCATGTAACAAGCTTGCTCGGTTTTCACAATTACGTTATCTTCTTTGAGACTATTCGAAACTATTCCCGCCACTTTCTTGAGCACTAGAATGGATTCAGGGTCTGGACTGACCAGCTCTGGTCCATTAGGTACCTCGGATTCCACAGACGGTCCACATATATACACGTCTCCTGTATCAAAAAACGAGCTATACTCAGTCTCTTAAGACAATCAAAATCGAAATCTAATGCGAATATAAACAATGCATTTATAGAGTACTTTACCATTAGGACGTGGATACACCTCCGGATCAATTGGACCCGCTCCGTTGACTTGGTAGTAAGTACCAAACAACGCATGAGGAGTAATCGTATCACCATCTTTAGGTTCCAGTACAACGCTGTGCACCTTCTTACCATACACCCTAAACTTAGTCGATATCTCCGGTAGCATACTAGTCCACGGCCCAAGAGCCAAAACCACCGCATCTCCACCGATCACCCCACCACCAACCATCTTCACCACCACACCGTCATCTTCCACCACCAGACTCTCCACTTTTGCAATGACAACCTCCACCCCATAATCTCCCACCGCCTTATCTAACAAAGCACGCGTGAATAACCGGGGATCTATTTGGGCCGAATTCTCCACAGTACCAATAATTTTTCCGGGTTTAATCTTCCCATCAACCCATGAGGGTAGAATAAGGCTTTCATGTTGGGTTTCAGATTCGGTGATGGAGATAGTGAGTGCTGTTAGTGGACGGTACCCGTAGGATTGTGATCCGTCTAATTCTAAAGCTAATGAACGGTGGAGATTGAAGCTGGCATGAGCTAAAGATGAGAGGGGCCCATCATCACACATGTGAAGTGCGAGGAAGCCGCCAGCTTTACCTGATGCTGCACAGGCTATGGATGATTGTTCAATGAGTGTTACATGAGCTCCTTTTTTGGCTACGTAGTAAGCCGTACAAACTCCGACGATTCCTCCACCGCAAACCACCACTCGCTTCCGTGGCTGCTGGTTATTGTCCATGGAGCTAGTCAAATTGGTGATGATGACGAGTGGATAGATCTATATATTATTGGGGGAAACAATCAAACGAATACTATGTTTGGTTTAGTGGAATAAATATAGAATTTGCTACTGGCCTACTGTACTTTGTTAAGTTTTTGTTTGATTCTAAATGAGAACTGAAATATAATACAGTATAAAATTAAAATATTCcatattaaataaaagaaataaattaaAAAGAATTTTTCTAACTATAATCCTTAGAATTATCTTTAAGCCTTTAgaaatatttttaaatatatatataaagttgattCGACAAAGATGAAAGCGGTAATGAAATGGAATTCCTCAAGGActtcgactgagattaagagtttactGAGATTTCCCGGTTATTACgcaggttcataaaagatttctcgaaaatagcgggtccgttgactaagtttaCTCGAAAAGACGTAGCCTTTCGATGGAGTGATGAACAAGAAAAGACTTTTCAGACATTGAATCAGTTATTGTGTCAGGCATCAGTGTTAGTTTtaccagagggttcagatgactttgtggTTTATTGCGATGCGTCATTAGCCGGGccgggttgtgtattgatgcagagaGACAAAGTAATTgcctattgtgacgacccgaaaattttcgaccaaatttaaacttaatttttatatggtttcgacacgataagcaaagtctgtaaagttgtctCAAAATTTAGGAACTATTTTAATAAgatcatttgacctttaactattcccgacgattcacgaataattgtttgtatatatatatatatatatatatatatatatatatatatatatatatatgtagtggaaataataaaatgtaattgaatcattagaatttaatatgtaatATAATATACAGAATATTTAAGTTACcatcaaaataaaaatatatatgtatatatgaattctatacataagtaatattatatattgtaatatatataattaataaaaaaaattcaaaatattATACAATTGGTAAATATgagataattaataaattgtaatatattaaaatataatttcaagttggaatataattgttatattaatattattatcattactttcattattattattaatgttaatgttaatattaatatttgtattattaatattatgatttccaatatgaaaattgatatgtataaaatgttatattattattactaataatattattatcattaaaattaataatattaataatattataactaatattattattagtatcatattattatttttaatattattatcattattatttttaattttatccttattcttattagtatttgatattattaatactattattatttctattattattattgttagtacaacaacaacaacaatacccaatcccacacttgtagggtatgggggaggtgagacgtagacaatccttcctctaccctaggacaaagagaagtcatttcaccaccccgagtgaaacactcacaagagtagagaaagtccttccTCTCgatgttcgacggataaagagattgtttgcaacggacctccggccaaaaaaaaaaaaaaaaaaaaaaaaaaatgccaacgccatgaaaatggtgggacaaatttccatgggttttaaaatgttgcctggaattcgatttaggctctaagcgacagtcaagtcgccaataagtaaacgcttgctgatggctcccgaaacagcgccgtataaaaaaaaaaaaaaaaaaaacgtacctTAGAGTGTACTGCGGAGCACATGACGAATAAAGTAAAGCTGCACTAAATGAGAAATAAACATATATGTCCATAAACAGATAAAATCACATCATAGTAAGCCAGTCTATAAAAATAAACATACAAAATACATAAAACCGTATCTACTCAAACCTACATAAACATACAAATGTACATTCATAGATATCCACCTACACGCATACATACGGGAAAACCTACATacgcatacatagatataaaacatACAAACATACGAATATACATACCAACATACGGATATACATACAAACATACGAATATACATACAACCAAACATATAacaatacatacatataaacatacaaacgtacataaatacataaatacaATCATAGGCAAGCAGAAATGCAAAACAAGCGTACATACAAACAAACATACATAAACCTGGGCACAAActtaaatacatacatacaaacacgaACATCCATACATACACATTGAAACCCACATGTCCAAACTTACACCATCTATGCATGGGtctaagaaaagaaaaaaaaaaaggtcgCACAACAAAAAAAGcataaaaaaaaaacaacaaaccaGCAAAGAGCAAAGAACATAGTGAAAGAAGACACCCACACAGACCCACAAAACCACAAACACACAAACAAAACCAAACAACCTACccatctattctaattctagtcctccaTGCAACCCTATCAgaggtcatgtcctcggtcaataagagctccttcaAGTCTATCTTTATCCTATCTTCCCACCTAcgcgtaggtctaccccttcttcgTACGCCGTCAACCGTAAGCGTCTCGACCCTCCTAACAGGGGCAGTAGGAGGTCGTCttctcacatgcccaaaccatcgaagccgtTCTTCTCTAAGCTTGTCGATGATTCTTCTaactttcaggttctccctaaaaacactattaggaatcatatctaacatggttttaccacatgtccacctaagcatcctcatctctgccacctccatcctcctctcttgtgCTTTCGTCATaggccaacactctgatccgtataacatggcaggtctaattgccaccttgaagaatttccctttcagcttaagggggatcttcttgtcgcataagactccagtcgctgctctccacttcaccCACCCTACCTTAATTCGGTGCGACACGTCTTCatctatcctccccgatttgtggagcACCGAGCCCAGGTATCTAAACGAAATTTGtggatgcaagatctggtctccAATACAGATGTTCACTCCATCACTTTGTTCATCAACATTCCTATCAAAATCGCAACTAAGATATTCTGTCTTTTGTCTACTAATGTATAGACCATTACTTTCTAAGGCCACCCTCCATTGCTCCAGTCTTCTATTAAGCTCCTCCTTAGAGTCCGAAACGagcacaatatcatcggcaaaaatcaggcacctgtagtgacccgaacttttccatgtttatatatatattaaatgaaattgttatttacatgattaagtgtttccaacatgttaaacaatcaaacttgttaagacttgattagttgaaataggtttcatatagacaattgaccacccaagttgaccggtgattcacgaatgttaaaacttgtaaaaactatatgatgacatatatatgatgacatatatagttaacatgatattatgataagcaaacatatcattaagtatattaacaatgaactacatatgtaaaaacaagactactaacttaatgattttgaaacgagacatatatgtaacgattatcgttgtaacgacatttaatgtatatatatcatattaagagatatccgtacatcataatatcatgataatataataatttaaaatctcttttgatattataaacattgggttaacaacatttaacaagatcgttaacctaaaggtttcaaaacaacacttacatgtaacgactaacgatgacttaacgactcagttaaaatgtatatacatgtagtgttttaatatgtattaatacactttttaaagacttcaagacacttatcaaaatacttctacttaacaaaaatgcttacaattacatcctcgttcagtttcatcaacaattctactcgtatgcacccgtattcgtactcgtacaatacacagcttttagatgtatgtactattggtatatacactctaatgatcagctcttagcagcccatgtgagtcacctaacacatgtgggaaccatcatttagcaactagcatgaaatatctcataaaattacaaaaatatgagtaatcattcatgacttatttacatgaaaacaaaattacatatcctttatatctaatccataca
Proteins encoded in this region:
- the LOC139861184 gene encoding D-amino-acid oxidase-like, with translation MDNNQQPRKRVVVCGGGIVGVCTAYYVAKKGAHVTLIEQSSIACAASGKAGGFLALHMCDDGPLSSLAHASFNLHRSLALELDGSQSYGYRPLTALTISITESETQHESLILPSWVDGKIKPGKIIGTVENSAQIDPRLFTRALLDKAVGDYGVEVVIAKVESLVVEDDGVVVKMVGGGVIGGDAVVLALGPWTSMLPEISTKFRVYGKKVHSVVLEPKDGDTITPHALFGTYYQVNGAGPIDPEVYPRPNGDVYICGPSVESEVPNGPELVSPDPESILVLKKVAGIVSNSLKEDNVIVKTEQACYMPCTDDELPIMGEVPGMKNCYVACGHGCWGILFGPATGSAMAELVLDGQVGIIDHDCFSPARFLSTQT